The genomic region AATCGAACCCGACAATATCAAAAAAACTGGGCACTAAAAAACCTAAACAGGAAACTAAATCACTagaaacaaaccaaaaaaatagAACTGGACAAAAGGTCCCAAAACCGCAACCAAAATAGTTGCAAATCGGTCAAAAAATCAACACAAAAAAATGAGGACAgactaaactaaaattgaaataataccaaaccacattaaattaaaacaagacCAAAATCTCAAACACCAACACCTAAAACCTGACCCTAAAAAGAAACCCAATATCACAAACCAAAAAGAATAGGAAGCTATCCCAACATGACAGACAACAAGTAAGTTCCTAAATATTACTAGTTAATATTTACAAGCcgaatatggttttaaaaaatgtttttgatatgataattcatgttattcaaatgattaattaagttcaagtggtaagaccttaAGGTCAAgtcattttagaaaataaagtatcgatacctcgtttctataaatcgagtcgtaaatatttttataaatattataaaggtcatattaaagtttcgttgaaaaattttaatgtttcgatagttaatcaattaaaaaggactaaattgtaaatataaaatttaatggtCATAACATTATTTGTATCTAATGAAtataaatgcatgaaatgaggGCCTAAAGTAGTAATTCAACCAGTTTAGAGGATAGTGGATGAACATGATTTGGCATTTGGTAAAATTTGGTTGAgtttttaagggtaaaatagtaattatttaattaaattaaataaaaccaaaatgttttagcatcatttacattttcttcttcactgAATTGAAAAAGGAGAAGAAGTCATTCTTAAGCTTTAAGGTTCGGCCATGGTGAAAGCTAGCATGATCAAGACCGAgtgaaaaatcaaaaagaattaaaaataccaaaatacccctatactttatcatttttacagtttagtcaaattaaattgaattgaattttgtatATGATTCTATTGTGATTGAATCAATCTATATATGTTATTACGCAATTTATCTTGTCAAGAAACGATGGAAATTCAACGACGTACGACGACTATCgagcctcgtttgaaccttagaaatatatatgatacAAATAATATGTCATTAGTGTTACCATATTTTAGGTGCTGGTCGTAAATGTCCTACCGATTGCTGAGTTCcaacatgtgttgcggatactcgaCAATTTGTGTGAAGAGCACAATGTAGCTACGTTCTGAacgacagcttgtgtgagcaaacccaGGTTATCATGTTTCGAATGTTGGTCTTAAATttcctaccaatggctgaggtccgGCATTAGTTGCGAATACTCGATAGCTTGTGtaagcagcatcgtgtagcttataTTCCGACCGACAGCTTGTTTGAGTAGACTCATTTTACAGTTCATGTCAGCTACGACTATATGTTTATCACattttgtgtgagctttcccgtatattcgatattattctaagtggttcaacgagtCTAAAAAGGGAAAGAATGGTAAGTATTCAAATCACTTATGTCATGAATTTATGACAATGAATGAAAAGGTAATGttcaatgaaaatatgtttacgctcatgaaattgaagatttcaaatgatgtttttcatgtatATGACTTACCTTATGTTATTTCAGGTGATTTATGAGTTGATACTATAACATGAGTTGTGGATGAtacttaggcttgtgccaagcttatgattagattatatcatgcttagtcttaatgaaatacattgaaacgATAAGTGTTTAATTGGTAATATGCTTATGTACATGAAAAAGGGTATAAATTAAAgcatgtaatttcttatgaaatggtttatcataaaccctaaaccatgtAAAATTCAACAAGATAAACTATAATACCAGAAAAATGGGTGAGACGAGAGAAATTTGGcctaaaaaattttagttgaaaaagaGAAGCTGTACCAACAAGGTAAATGATGACAAAATAAGTAGAAAATTATCATGAGTTAAAAATTTCCTTTCtaaaatcaattaaagaaatatatattaaaattttcagaaaatagaATGTTGGCAGATGGCACAGCATGCTATCATTCTTCAGGGTGAtaccaaaaagaagaaaaaaagtacCTGGGTAGCATAAGATAACGGTACGATCGTCACTGTAATGGCTCTAGACAATGAAACCCAGATAACTAAGACTGTTGGGAGATAAACAGTAATTTAATATCTTCCTTAACAACTGAACCTTGGCCTGGTGAAGAAGGGATTCACCAGAAATATGCCAATGGAAGCATAAAATCTAAGACTTGAACACAGGTGCCAACaacataataaaacaaaatgcagTCACGGATGACTCTGACCAGgaaattgaaaaaggaaattgaaCCTCCAGACAAGTTCTACtgaaaaaggaaattgaaatgaaaacctTACTGAACTCAAGCATTATGGGACTTTGTTCCTTGACCTCCATAAGATGTCTCAAGCACGAATCTAACGGTTTATTGCACATATAATATGCCGCATATTTTGCAAGTCATGCTATATAGTTCTTGATTCATTACAAACAACTTATACATCAGAACATTTCAAGATAAGAAACCACAAAGTAAAGTTCCCCACCAATATCCTCCAAGGTTGAAGGTTGTACTCCTACTCTTATCTCCATTGGATTTACCTTCAGTCCCATCATCCTCCTTATAATCGTTTGGTCTCAGATCAGGACCAATATCTCTTACCCAACTTGCAGCATAAAGCCTAGAGGCCTCCTTCAAGACCTAAAGAAGGATGACAGGTTTTTACTACttatatactaaaaataaatgcCTCTTATTCCCTAAAGCATAGGCAAATAATAGGTTATTGGGCATTATTTGACATTCAAGTGGTTAACCATCAAGTAAGCAGAACAGAAGATAAAAGTCATTTGATAATTTCAATATCCCAATGATCTAATTTCCACCCTGATCACCAGCTAGCATCtgtgaaatttcaaatttccattatgcttctttaaaatttgatcactggaacaaaagcaaaaaaaaaattcttaataaattcTTAGCtcttttactttgtttttcatttttttatagaGCCATCTGAATGGCAGAAATGATGATAAGTAATCGAACTTGGAATTTGTACATTAAAATCAAAAATATAAGGGAAGAAGAGGGTAAAATTTCCACAACATGACAACAGAACAATTGTATTACATTATTGCAAAAAACAGTACATGTGATGGTATTACAGCCAGCACAAGCGTGCTACAACCTAACCTGAAGACGACTTTTGACTAGAAGTATCGACAGAAAAACTAGTTGTAGAAGTTGAGGAATTATGGACAGCTCTTGCGTGGCTGATGCTTGGTTTAGTGAACCAAGTTGTTTACAGAAATTGTTTGTGAGGCCCCACATGGTTGCATATTAGCCTAATGTTTTGTCTCCCTCTCATCCATCTCACCACGATCTTCATGTGCCTCTTGCTTGTAAGTCCTCTCAGTCCAACCTCCTGAACTCATAAACACATTTCTACTCCAATATGTCGAGCACAGGCAAGTAAAGCATGAAAAAAACAATATCGTATGGAATTCAAGATCCTAAAATTATGCAACGATAAAATTGCACTGCCCTTACTTCACTCTTGGGCTTGGCTTAATTAGATGTGGAAACAACAAATATAGATACACAATGAATACAGATTATAGTCTACTAAACAACTGACCTTGATTCGTTCCCAAGTATCACCGACGGTGAGGGGCCCATGCTCCTTGAGAATGTCAAAGGTGACTCTGCTTATGGTCTGCGTTTGCTCTGGCGACGTTTTCAACTCGATTGGCTTCATTTTCAGCTTGGGTTTCGTTGAAAAGTAACGAATCATACTCCCAAAcatcttgattttaatttcattttatattaattgtataatattaattaaataatattataactgctatatatatcatgtcaatttgcttttaattctaaaatatttaaccctcaacatttatacactaTGACAacattgaaaaaggaaaatcaaacaGCACTTGTATAAggtaataattatcaaatgattGACCAAAGACAATCTTTAAATCCTGTAAGCTAAcccaaaacagaaaaatcaaaagaaaaaaaattattcagaACCAGCACGCATCAAATTAACTAAGACAATAAATGAACAAGAAATTGGTTATGACATCATTAGAGAATATATCCAACACATCTTTTTATCAGTCTCATAAACCATCAACCAATAAGCAAATTAAAATTCTGTTAATCAGTCTCATAGaacctatttatttaaaagattacaACTCAATTTCCCTTCATGTAAGGCTAGGTAACACAGATGAATATAATTCTATCTTTAACCAAAATCAGAGTACTTTCACCACATGGATATATCAATAATCACACAAAACTTCCCATTCAGCTGATATACAGAGATACCATGGGTCTACCTAAAACTTCCAATCAAAATCCATTTGCAAACCATACCCAACAGAACACAAACAATCCCaagtattttaaagaaaatatacccAACACTTACTGACTAATGCAAGCACCCAGCagtatgaaaaagaaaatatatatgcatacacgAATCAAGACAATCTCCACCGTATATAATCATGAAACCCAAATCGACAAAAACCTTTGCAATTAGCAAATCGGTTGAAATTCTCCAATTCTTATCAATATCAACAAGCATCCCAATTagattattactatttttttaaaactaaagtaCAGACTTTTTGAGAAAACTAAGAAACAGAATGTCACAACTCACAACGAATTAAAAAGACATTTTATTACCATCCAGAAAAACTAACAAATAAACTCTACATGCGTCACAACTCCCGCTGGGTTCCTAGAACCAAAATCAAGCCAACACAGATGCAGTAAACAATTTACATACGGATGATTTTTGTTTAAGCAATTAGTATTCTGCTAAGcaaagatttaaaagaaatagaaaataacacaaaagCTAAAATATTAAACAGAGGGAAACaaacaatccaaaaataaagaacaacaTATAGTATAcgataaacaaacaaaaatgaagaacaaGACCGACATCTATAGATCTGAAAGACGAAACGAAACAGAGATTTCGAAAGCtgaaactaaaaaagaaattgataccTGAAATGAGTCTCCGTTTAAGCAGTGAAtttcaaaaatcacaaaaaccAGAAACGCCAGAGAAAACATAGGGTTTCTCTCTCACGAAAACTCTCTTCCTACTATAGCGTGTGTTTTTTTGACCTCTGGATACCCAAGGCTAAAATAGAATGATAGGAAAACGTTGAAAAGAGACCTAGGGTGAGAGAGAATCGCCGAAGAAATGAGAAACAATGGATTGGATAGATATATTTGAGGATTTAAGTTTCGAATGATGGGAAGGAAGCTGGCCTGATCGGAGGTAAGACGCTGGAAAGTGTGTGGAAGCAGCGGCAGCGGTTTGTTAGAAAGGACAATAAAGGaggaagagagaaaaagaaaattagtagAAGAAAGGGGAAAAGGGGGAGAGAAGAAAGGGAGAACCGAACGTGAGAGAGATGAAGGAAgaaagagtttttattatttattttaaaaatggtttgaattttatttcatttttttgaaaaatatcgTACTTTGGAAAAGTTATATTCAATCTTTATGGATTGAAGATACAATCTTTTCTTAAATAGTACTTAGACCCAGATAAATTTAGGCCTGTTTTTCCAAGCTTTCGTTTTGCTTTGGGCCTATTTCGTTTTGGAGTCTGTCTTTTAGTCCTGATGGTttgtgtttttgtattttaataatagCCCAGTATTTTCCttcaaaaaaaaccttaaaccaaCGCCGGGATATCGTCGGAATGGGATATACCCGGCCGTGATATCCCTTTTTGGGATATCCCCAAACCGGGATATACGCGGAATGGGATATCCCTACGTGGAATAAGTGTGACAGGTAGTCCGGTCCTGCAGCATAAAAAATCTGAACCGGACACTAAAAGAACTGAACCGGACACGTGAAATTCTGAATCGGGATGGGATATAAAGGGGATATCCCCAGAATAGCTTATTCCGAGACGGGATATGACAAGGATATTCGTGTATTGGAATAAGACAATCTTTAAATCCTGTAAGCTAAcccaaaacagaaaaatcaaaagaacaaaaatttattCAGAACCAGCATGCATCGAGAAATCAACTAGGACAATAAATGAACAAGAAATTGGTTATGACATCATTAGAGAATATATCCAACACATCTTTTTACCAGTCTCGTAAAACCATCAACCTATAAGCAAATCAAAATTACGTTAATCAGTCTCATGGAACCTATTTACTTAAAAGATTACAACTAAATTTCGCTTCATGTAAGGCTAGGTAACACAGATGAATATAATTCTATCTTTAACCAAAATCAGAGCATTTTCACCATATGGATATATCAATAATCACATAAAACTTCTCATTCAGCAGATATACAGAGATACCATGGGTCTACCTAAAACTTCCAATCAAAATCCATTTGCAAATCATACCCAACAGAACTCAAACAATCccaattattttaaagaaaatatacccAACACTTACTGACTAATGCAAACACCCAGCagtatgaaaaagaaaacatatatgcatacacGAATCATGACAATCTCCACCGTATATAATCATAAAACCCAAATCGACAAAAACCTTTGCAATTAGCAAATCGGTTGAAATTCTCCAATTCCTATCAATATCAACAAGCATCCCaattagattattattattttttaaaaactaaagtaCAGACTTTTTGAGAAAACTAAGAAACAGAATGTCACAACTCAcaatgaattaaaaagacatTTTATTACCATCCAGAAAAACTACCAAATAAAGTCTACGTGCGTCACAACTCCCACCGGGTTCCTAGAACCAAAATCAAGCCAACACAACTCCCACCGGGTTCCTAGAACCAAAATCAAGCCAACACAGATGCAGTAAACAATTTACATACGAATGTTTTTTGTTTAAGCAATTAGTATTCTGCTAAGCAAcgatttaaaagaaatagaaaataacacAATAGCTATAATATTAAACAGAGGGGAACaaacaatccaaaaataaagaacaacaTATAGTATAcgataaacaaacaaaaatgaagaacaaGACCGACATTTATAGATCTGAAAGACGGAACGAAATAGAGATTTCTAAAGCtgaaaaccaaaaaccctaagaAAAACCCACTGAAATACAAGTAAAAAAGCATGGAGCtgaaactaaaaaagaaattgataccTAAAATGAGTCTCCGTTTAAGCAGCGAAattcaaaaatcacaaaaaccAGAAACGCCAGAGAAAACTTAGGGTTTCTCTCACGAAAACTCTCTTCCTACTATAGCGTGTGTTTTTTTGGCCTGTGGATACCCAAAGCTAAAAAAGAATGACAGGAAAACGTTGAAAAGAGACCGAGAGTGAGAGAGAATCACCGAAGAAATGGGGAGCAATGGATTGGATAGATATATTTGAGGATTTAAATTTCGAATGATGGGAAGGAAGCTGGCCTGATCGGAGGTAAGACGCTGGAAAGTGTGTGGAGGCAGCGGCAGCGGTTTGTTAGAAAGGACAATAAAGAaggaagagagaaaaagaaaattagtagaaaaaaggggaaaaggGAAGAGAGCAAAGAGAGAACCGAAGGTGAGAGAGATGAATGAAGAAagagtttttatattatttattttgaaaaaggtttgaattttattttaattttgtgaaaaaatatCGGACTGGAgattaaaataacaaagtaataataaacggtatgtacatataaatgaataaaaccGAAAGCAAGAGAacgaaataataataaaagggcCCATCAGACTAATTAAATGAAGGCCCAAAACTAGTCCAGTATATTGGAATACAGCCTAAGCTCAATAACCATATAATCGAAAATTTAAGCGGTTTACAGCCTAAACACTAAAACAAAAGCCCAAAAATACCAGCCCAACTATAAAcgttaaaccctaaacttaagcCCAATTCCCAAGCCCAAACCCATAGACCCCAAACTCAAATTTTCCTGAAATAGGATATACCAAAACCGGAGTACTTGAATAGGGTATCTCCTCTATTTCGGCTTCCGGAAATTGTTATATTACGGCTCCACCCAATTCCAGAATCAGAGGTTAGAGCAGTGCTTCTACCGTTCTACGTCTTCTACCTTTGAATTTCAAAGGTATGTTAACTTTTATTCCTTTCCTTACACTGTATTTCTTCCTCCTTACACTGATCCATCAATTTTCTTCATCTCATCTTCCAATCTTCGAAGATAATCCGTAATCTTGGATAACCTTTGAAACCCATTTTTGATCTTCGAAACTTCTTTCGGAAACTCAGATATAGTTTTCGGTACATAAACCAAACTCAAATCCAAGCTTTGAGGACCAAATCCAAACTCAAATCGTCGATAACCAAACTCCTTTCTGCTGATCTACCAGgcgtttcatttatttattttttcaattttattttcaggGTTTGGACATACATGGCCGAATCTATATAAACGAACAAGGGATTAACGCACAGGTACTTTGTCAGTCGCCCCTTgcgttttttattaattaataattgaacaaatagttACATTCCATTATTCAAGGCGATTTGAGCATTCTCATTTCTGTCATATTCTACCACTCCATAATTTGGTGATGAATCGACATTGTTTTTCTGCTCATTTGATTTTTCATGCTCGACTAAACAAGAGGGTGTTttttatccctttttttttgctAACGAAAATGAAATATTAGGTTGCAAATGCTAGTGCTTGCTTCATTTTTGACCTTGTAcagttattttcaaatttaaactacaGAAATTTTAGTAATTGAAAATGCATATAGTTCTCATAATGTTTTCCATGTATGTACAGGCATATTTTTCCTATCTTCATTCAGCACTCTCTTGGTGCTTTGTTCCTTCCAGCATATTGATTAATTGTAGAAGATAGTATAGTTAGTATCTTTCTTGCCTTGTTTTTAGTTAGGGTGTTTGTGTTTGTGAGATAGAAACTAACAAATTGAGCCCACTTTCCTTTTTAAGCTATTGGTTAATGACTTCGGTTTATATCATATTAGTTTGCATGAATTTGATTCTTTGAATAACCTTCTTGTGGTGCCTTGggtttaattcaaaattttccgaATTATTAATAGTTGATGTGGAAATTTGATTAGGACAATGTGAAAAAGTTATGCTCTAATTTTCTGAACTGTCAAGATATAGGTATGTTAGGGAAAGCCCACTCTCTGTTTACTGGTAAGTTTAATCTTGAGTGTTATATGAGGTTACTATCTTTAATCtacagtttatatatatttaaggtcAGGGAATAGCTGTTTCCAATTACTTGAACACTTGGCTGTTTTCAATAAATCTacagttaatatatatttaaggccACTTTCCTTATACAAGTGttgtttgattttcttttttaaaggaaaaatacagTTTGTATGGCGTTGTTGTGTGTTTTCAAATAGAATAGAACGTAAGAGACTTTGGGatcaattaacatcaattttaacTAGAAGAACATTGTCATACTTGGAGTGAAAATTCTTGCATTTTATCTGGTGCTAAGGTGGTGCATATTAGTCTTTGGTTTTCTTTTCACACTGTTAGGTGCTTTCACCCATCAGTAAGGATCGGGAtaggttttctttaaaatagttGAGTGGAGGTCATCGATGAACTTAGTTGGAACTGTTTGTGTGCTGGTGCTTATATGATTTggaattggattttgattgaaatattcgGGTAATATCTAAATACATGGCCTGGATGGAATTAGGGATGCAATTTAACTGAAAATGTTgttttatattacaaagtagTTACAAGTGTTTATTGTGTTGCATTAGAAGATGTTAACTAGGTgttgttttctttcttatgAAGAACGCAGTATATTTGCCTTTTTTGATCTTATGATGAGagttttctttcaaagtttCATATTTGAATCAGACactgatttatttttcaaaaaatccaaATTACTCATCTTCGCTTTGGTATTGTTAGTTATGTAGAAAACGAAGGTTTCTCTTTTGTGGACGTCGGCCATTCATATCAACCCAAGGTATCTCTCTACAATCTCATGGTTTTGTTTGCAGTAACATTGATGcgtttgttttatttgattgttgttttctaaattgtcaaaattaaagtaaattttctttggatcgaatttaattttcaatggGCCTATGTGGCCATTGGTTTTTTGCGACTTGTGATAGTtgacctctttttttttttggctgtTATAATGGTCATGGTTTTCGGGTTTCTGTTTAGTTCCTGTGGCATTGTTTATTCTctcctcattttcctttttttctaacatttctttcccttttattctttcctttattATGCCTGTCTCATTTCAGATTTTAcctcttatattttttatgccCGGAAGAATTCAAAGACACACTATATTGTGATTCTCTCTACCGTTTctgtttttgggatttttggacTCCCTTGCTTCATCAGGTATTTTACCTCTTTTCTCCAACATTGTCTTTTCCGTTCTCCCTTTTAAGAACTATGCTTTTGCACTTgtattttttggtttattttatggCTTTTGGTTTTCAGTTTtagaaatcatcaataaaaaaaagtttgtcaATTACTTAATGGGAAGCAAAAAATCTGAAATTGTATTGggaattttctcttttcaattttttcataaatattacaataaattaaactaaccaGTTGGCAATAAATGACTAGCTTATTCCCATATTCTGTcctatttttcctttatttctaACGTTCCTTTCTCCTTTTTTAGCTactctttttcccttctttacaaatattttccttctctcttgttttttcttctctcaGCCTTTTCAAGGCGAAAAAAAGCTTTTTAAGGTTTTTCATTctatcaaaatttcacattatattattttctctaCTCGAATATTAGGtctctatatattttaaaataaaaaattcaaaataattattgagtaATAGTTTAAAACTGTtaattttgagagaaatttaattgaataatattatattaatttaaattatgacaATTAGTTGAATTTATgtcaacttaatttttttatcatcatCACGAAGGTGACATTAGTTCATATGAGCACAGTACGAATGGTgttaaatattcttttgtttAGTGGGTTTTAGAGGTATGtgaatgaatatttaaataaaaattaaatttttaaatttttagaaatagaattaaattggcaaattttgtaaagttggagagttaaattattgaatttagaatttaaactaaaatgataaattttgtaaacattaaaggataaatttgttgaatttttagatttaggattaaattgatagaatctataaatattatagAGCTAAAATTGTTATTAGGCAAAAAAAGACACAATTTAGCTTTCTGATAATTAatggaaataattaaaatattaattttaaaaaattgaatcatCAAAATAGAATCAAAGACGTGGTTAAGTGATGATTTCTGTAGTTTAACCAAAAAGATTTAAcgatacaaataaaaaattaaattaagccTATTCCTAATCCTTAAATTCCTAAAACGGAAACACCCTTAGATAGTCGGTCCCTCATCCACCTCCTAGACAGATCACCCTTCACCTTCGAGTCATCTTATCTCTCACCTCAACCGTGCTGTTCAGGCAGAACTCACTCTCTCCACTCGATTCTCAGCCGGCAGCCGCTACAACCCATCCCTCACAGCCTCTTTCCGTCGCTCAACTCAACCTTTGCAATCGACAGTCAGTCGCATGGCTCGCAAGCAGTGCAATCGGTAGTCAGTCGCGCGGCTCGCAAGCAGTGCAATCGGTAGTCAGTCGCGCGGATCGCAAGCAGTGCAATCGGTAGTCAGTTGCGCAGCTCGCAAGCAGCAAGTTCGTCGCCGCCGTCTCACACCCTGAGGTTTCTGCAAATTTATTAATAGGTTCATTTGAAATCTGTTGcttgtttaaatttcataatacaGATCGTTGAATATATTCTGCTGAAAAAATGCACCCTCCTCTGACTTTACACAGGCATCCTATGTGTGCTGAAGTAAGTACAAACTTGGTGTTGAATCTAATATTTTTAGCTGTTGGATTGGAAGGAAAGTTTGGTTCTTGTTAAATTAATCATATGACTTTATCTTTTGGCAGATCATCGAGGAATTCCAAAAGTGTCATTTAGAGCATCCAATAACTAAATTCTTCGGTGAATGTACAGAATTAAAGATAAAGCTCGATCGCTGTTTCCGACAGGAAGTGAGTTATTCTCAGCTCTAGGGGGAAATTCAGTTTCTAGTATCATTGTCGTGACTCTGTTTGAAACAGGATGTTTTTATTTGGCAGAAAGCTTTGAAGAGGAAGGCTAATTTTGAACAGAGTAAGAAACTGAAAGAAAGACTTCATGCGTTAAGGAAGGAAACTGCTGAAAACGATTCATGAATCTATACCAATTCATGAATCTGTTTTACGATGCTGTGGTTGGTTGGGCCACTGGTATTTGGTTGCTGCTacaaaaaattgtttaattgtttACGTTGCCTACTTGAGAATGATATATGATGAACAAGACATGGTTCCTTcttgattttatataaagaaactttgaTTGTATACCTATAACCTTGGACTGCTGAAAATCTTAAATAACAATCCCTTTACTTCATTCTTCCGCATCGAGCTTAATTATCATAACCTGCagttttttaaatgtttgaCCTCTAATGTTGATCCACTTAGATGACAATAGAAACCTTTAAGGTAGTTGCCATTGTGTTTAAACTGAAATCTTCGTTAGTATTATGTTTTCTCTAATTATTTCCCTTACTATTCTCCTCTCATCTAGGTTCACACTTCAAAAGCTAGAACCATTTGTTTTCTGCACGAGGTAATGGGCAATAAAGCAAATGGAGGAAGACTAGGTTGCCAAAACAATGATTTTTATCATTAGTGATAGAAGAAAgggtttattaattaaacaaaaaagaggaagaaataTGACCAAATCTTGCTAGTtttctatatataaaactttgatCCTGCTAGTTTGAGGTGAATGTCCCAAGCCATAGGGTTTTGTTTAACAGTGATGGAATCAATGTGTTTGAATTAGCTTTATCTAGAATTAAACAGCAAGTTTTCCTCAGTAGCTACGGTCTTCTTATCTGCAAATTCTCTTAAAAATCGAAATAGTTTAATAGCAAAACAGAAAAAGTATAACTAAGAAAAGCTTGAAGTTCGATCCCAATAGCAGAGTTAGTTCTGTGTTTCTAAGTACTAATACAAGTATGAACTCCATGAATTCaagctttttcctttttctgtcAATTTATGTTTCCTTAACATAGATGCTATATTCTTCTTTGTACTTGGGTATGCTGTGGTATGTTAATAAGGCTTTTTCTGCTGTTGAAATCATTGACAAAGTGTTTCATTTTATTCTCAGAATTAAAAACTGAATCCAGATGTTCATGAAAAAGGCATTTGATTGCTTCTGGCATGGTTTGATCCTTTACTACACTGTTCCAATAGTCCCCCTGGTTCTTTTCTTGCTTAAGGTTTGCAGACTACCCAAGAAAAGATGTGTATAAACATCAATAAAGCGCGGTCATGAAACAAACATAATTGAATGAAAACCAGGATT from Gossypium raimondii isolate GPD5lz chromosome 1, ASM2569854v1, whole genome shotgun sequence harbors:
- the LOC105772477 gene encoding uncharacterized protein LOC105772477, with the protein product MHPPLTLHRHPMCAEIIEEFQKCHLEHPITKFFGECTELKIKLDRCFRQEKALKRKANFEQSKKLKERLHALRKETAENDS